In the genome of Rhizobium rhizogenes, one region contains:
- a CDS encoding penicillin-binding protein 2: MSFLSRVMVLKSKAHFSASTTGVYTDHAAFEGARKKRAAQAKSRVGLIIFGFVAFYAVVGGRLVQYGMAEQETVSSIAPADRLMASRPDLLDRNGEVLATDIRTVSLFAEPHRIVDIDEAIEKLRTVLPDLDQRGTYQKLTSNSRFQWLRRQLTPKQQSQILALGIPGIGFRPEKRRFYPGGPTAAHVVGHVNIDNRGVAGMERYVDSQGLADLTALGMTSDQPLEPVKLSIDLRVQSIVREVVTSAIAKFQAIGAGAVVLDVHTGEVLAMASVPDYDPNNPAEGAKEGWLNRMSNGTFEMGSTFKSFTIAMGLDSGRVRLGDSFDARYPIRIGGFTIKDFHGKNRILSVPEIFQFSSNIGTAKIADTVGTEGHKEFLTKLGLLTRMQTELPEVALPSQPREWKKINSITISFGHGVSTTPLQTAVAGAALVNGGKLIEPTFLPRTREQADLVAKQVLKPTTSKDMRFLFEWNGVNGSGRNARVDGFNVGGKTGTADKVVNGRYVRDKNFNAFLSAFPIDDPQYVVLTFIDEPKTDKGNGAALAGTSAAPMVRDIIARTAAVLGVKPKFGKDGSALLVSY; the protein is encoded by the coding sequence ATGTCTTTTCTCTCCCGCGTCATGGTTTTGAAGAGCAAGGCTCATTTTTCCGCCAGCACCACCGGTGTTTATACCGATCATGCGGCTTTCGAGGGTGCCCGCAAGAAGCGTGCTGCCCAGGCGAAAAGCCGGGTTGGTCTGATCATTTTCGGTTTCGTGGCCTTTTATGCCGTCGTGGGCGGGCGTCTCGTACAATATGGCATGGCGGAACAGGAAACCGTTTCAAGCATCGCGCCCGCAGACCGGCTGATGGCGTCGCGCCCGGACCTTCTCGACCGCAATGGCGAGGTTCTCGCCACCGACATCCGCACCGTCTCGCTGTTTGCCGAGCCGCATCGCATCGTCGATATCGACGAGGCGATCGAGAAGCTGCGCACCGTTCTGCCTGATCTCGATCAGCGTGGCACCTATCAGAAGCTCACCTCCAATTCCCGCTTTCAGTGGCTGCGCCGTCAATTGACGCCCAAGCAGCAGAGCCAGATTCTGGCGCTCGGTATTCCCGGCATCGGCTTCCGTCCGGAAAAACGCCGGTTCTACCCGGGCGGCCCGACGGCGGCCCATGTGGTCGGCCACGTCAATATCGACAATCGTGGCGTGGCGGGCATGGAACGCTACGTTGACAGCCAGGGCCTCGCCGATCTGACGGCGCTTGGCATGACCAGCGACCAGCCGCTGGAACCGGTGAAGCTTTCGATCGATCTGCGCGTGCAGTCCATCGTGCGTGAGGTCGTGACTTCGGCCATTGCCAAGTTCCAGGCAATCGGCGCCGGCGCTGTCGTTCTGGACGTGCACACGGGTGAAGTTCTCGCCATGGCCTCGGTACCGGATTACGATCCGAACAACCCGGCCGAAGGCGCGAAGGAGGGCTGGCTCAACCGCATGTCGAACGGTACGTTCGAAATGGGATCGACCTTCAAGTCCTTCACCATCGCCATGGGCCTCGATTCGGGCCGCGTGCGTCTGGGTGACAGTTTCGATGCCCGTTATCCGATCCGTATCGGCGGTTTCACCATCAAGGACTTCCACGGCAAGAACCGCATTTTGTCGGTGCCGGAAATCTTCCAGTTTTCGTCCAATATCGGTACGGCCAAGATCGCCGACACCGTCGGCACCGAGGGCCACAAGGAGTTTCTGACGAAGCTCGGGCTTTTGACCCGCATGCAGACCGAATTGCCGGAGGTGGCGCTGCCATCGCAGCCGCGTGAATGGAAGAAGATCAACTCCATCACCATTTCCTTCGGTCACGGTGTTTCGACGACGCCGCTGCAGACGGCGGTTGCCGGGGCGGCGCTCGTCAATGGCGGCAAGCTGATCGAGCCGACGTTCCTGCCGCGCACCCGCGAACAGGCGGATCTGGTGGCCAAGCAGGTTCTGAAACCCACCACCAGCAAGGACATGCGTTTCCTGTTCGAATGGAATGGTGTGAACGGATCGGGCCGCAATGCGCGCGTCGACGGTTTCAACGTCGGCGGCAAGACCGGCACGGCGGACAAGGTCGTTAATGGCCGTTATGTCCGCGACAAGAACTTCAACGCCTTCCTGTCAGCTTTCCCGATCGACGACCCGCAATATGTGGTGTTGACCTTCATCGATGAACCGAAGACGGACAAAGGCAATGGCGCGGCACTCGCCGGCACCTCCGCAGCGCCGATGGTGCGCGACATCATCGCCCGCACGGCGGCGGTGCTGGGTGTGAAGCCGAAGTTCGGCAAGGATGGCTCGGCCTTGCTCGTGTCTTATTGA
- the murD gene encoding UDP-N-acetylmuramoyl-L-alanine--D-glutamate ligase translates to MIPVTSFKGKKVALFGLGGSGLVTARALVAGGADVVAFDDNPDSVAKAEAEGIVTADLRTIDWPSFSSFVLAPGVPLTHPKPHWSVDLAKAAGVEIIGDIELFIRERRAHAPDCPFIAITGTNGKSTTTALIAHILGASGRDTQLGGNIGTAVLSLDPPKAQRFYVVECSSYQIDLAPTINPTAGILLNLTPDHLDRHGTMQHYADVKERLVAGSNTAIVGVDDSHSTLIADRIERAGVKVERISKRNIVSEGLYAEGSRILRAHGGTSSLLTDLDGIQTLRGSHNAQNAAAAIAACLAVGVSEDEVRAGLKSFPGLKHRMQPVGRRGNVTFVNDSKATNADAAAPALSSFDRIYWIAGGLPKAGGITSLSPLFPRIAKAYLIGEAAAEFAATLGEAVPYEISGTLDKAVQHAAADAEKDATAGNIVMLSPACASFDQYKNFEIRGDSFVAQVAALDGMTMLVDSGKGG, encoded by the coding sequence ATGATCCCGGTCACGTCGTTCAAGGGTAAGAAGGTCGCTCTCTTCGGGCTCGGCGGTTCGGGCCTTGTCACGGCCAGGGCGCTGGTTGCCGGCGGGGCGGATGTCGTCGCTTTCGACGACAATCCCGACAGCGTTGCCAAGGCTGAGGCCGAGGGCATCGTAACGGCGGACCTTCGAACGATAGACTGGCCCTCGTTTTCTTCCTTCGTGCTGGCTCCCGGCGTGCCTTTGACGCATCCAAAGCCGCACTGGTCTGTGGACCTTGCGAAAGCAGCGGGCGTCGAGATCATCGGCGATATCGAGCTTTTCATCCGCGAACGTCGTGCCCATGCGCCGGATTGCCCTTTCATTGCGATTACCGGCACCAACGGCAAATCCACGACAACGGCGTTGATCGCCCATATTCTCGGGGCATCCGGCCGCGATACGCAGCTCGGCGGCAATATCGGCACGGCGGTGCTGAGCCTCGATCCGCCGAAAGCGCAACGTTTTTACGTGGTCGAATGCTCGTCCTATCAGATCGATCTTGCACCGACGATCAATCCGACCGCCGGTATCCTGCTCAATCTGACACCTGACCATCTCGACCGGCATGGCACCATGCAGCATTATGCCGACGTCAAGGAGCGGCTGGTGGCGGGCAGCAACACCGCGATCGTCGGTGTGGATGACAGCCATTCGACGCTGATTGCCGACCGTATCGAGCGCGCCGGCGTCAAGGTGGAGCGCATTTCCAAGCGCAACATCGTTTCCGAAGGTCTTTATGCCGAAGGCAGCCGCATCCTGCGGGCACATGGCGGCACGTCTTCGCTGCTCACCGATCTCGACGGTATCCAGACGCTTCGTGGCAGCCACAATGCGCAGAACGCGGCGGCGGCAATCGCCGCCTGCCTTGCGGTCGGGGTTTCCGAAGACGAGGTTCGCGCCGGTCTCAAATCCTTCCCCGGCCTCAAGCATCGCATGCAGCCGGTCGGCCGGCGCGGCAATGTCACCTTCGTCAATGACAGCAAGGCGACCAACGCCGATGCGGCAGCGCCTGCACTTTCAAGTTTCGACCGTATCTACTGGATCGCCGGCGGTCTGCCGAAGGCGGGCGGTATCACCAGCCTTTCTCCGCTTTTCCCGCGCATCGCCAAGGCCTATCTGATCGGTGAAGCGGCGGCGGAATTTGCCGCGACGCTTGGCGAAGCGGTGCCTTACGAAATATCCGGCACGCTGGACAAGGCCGTGCAACACGCGGCAGCCGATGCGGAAAAAGATGCGACGGCCGGCAATATCGTGATGTTATCCCCGGCTTGCGCAAGCTTCGATCAATATAAGAACTTTGAGATCAGAGGTGATTCGTTCGTCGCGCAGGTCGCGGCGCTCGATGGCATGACGATGCTGGTTGACTCTGGAAAAGGGGGCTGA
- a CDS encoding UDP-N-acetylmuramoyl-L-alanyl-D-glutamate--2,6-diaminopimelate ligase codes for MNLRDISGNAFPELNELLLSGIGAVEIGGITADSRKAQPGSLFVAVAGTKADGAAYVKDAVAKGAVAVVSGHAVEADVPVLVVSDPRLYLSLAAARFYGKQPEIMVAVTGTAGKTSVASFVRQIWAFAGHAAAQIGTTGVIAPGREDYGALTTPDPVTLHALLAELASEGVTHAAMEASSHGLDQRRLDGVKLAAAGFTNLGRDHMDYHPTVEDYMAAKMRLFNTLMKKGAPAVIFADDPWSEKAIQAAREAGLAVRTVGRKGDYLTLKRVEHFRHKQMIEVHHEGVIHEVDIPLAGDFQVANALVAAGLAMSTGVSAAVAMKALEKLIGAAGRLELVGQTKNGALAYVDYAHKPDALENVLTSVRPFTSGRIITVFGCGGDRDKGKRPIMGEVATRLSDIVIVTDDNPRSEDAATIRSEVMAAAPGALEIGDRSQAIHHAVSLLSNGDTLIVAGKGHEEGQIVGSVTLPFSDHEQVRAALAGLEGSKI; via the coding sequence ATGAATTTGCGAGATATATCCGGAAATGCGTTTCCGGAATTGAATGAATTGCTCCTGTCTGGAATAGGGGCGGTCGAAATCGGGGGGATAACCGCAGACAGCCGCAAGGCTCAGCCCGGCAGTCTGTTCGTGGCGGTTGCGGGCACGAAGGCGGATGGCGCGGCCTATGTGAAGGACGCGGTTGCCAAGGGCGCGGTTGCTGTCGTTTCCGGTCATGCGGTGGAGGCCGATGTGCCGGTGCTGGTCGTCTCCGACCCGCGGCTCTATCTTTCGCTCGCCGCCGCCCGTTTTTATGGAAAACAGCCGGAAATCATGGTTGCCGTCACCGGAACGGCGGGGAAAACCTCCGTCGCTTCCTTTGTGCGGCAGATATGGGCCTTTGCCGGCCATGCGGCCGCGCAGATCGGCACGACGGGTGTCATCGCTCCGGGTCGAGAGGATTACGGCGCGCTGACAACGCCTGACCCGGTGACGCTGCATGCGCTTCTGGCCGAGCTTGCCTCCGAAGGCGTGACACATGCGGCGATGGAGGCTTCGAGCCACGGCCTCGACCAGCGCCGTCTCGATGGCGTGAAGCTTGCGGCGGCCGGTTTTACCAATCTTGGCCGTGACCACATGGATTATCATCCGACTGTCGAGGACTATATGGCCGCGAAGATGCGGCTGTTCAACACGCTGATGAAAAAAGGCGCGCCGGCGGTCATTTTTGCGGATGATCCGTGGTCGGAAAAGGCAATCCAGGCGGCGCGCGAAGCGGGCCTCGCTGTGCGAACCGTGGGCCGCAAGGGTGATTACCTGACGCTGAAGAGGGTGGAGCATTTCCGTCATAAACAGATGATCGAAGTGCATCATGAAGGTGTGATTCACGAGGTGGATATTCCGCTTGCTGGCGATTTTCAGGTGGCCAACGCGCTTGTGGCGGCCGGTCTTGCCATGTCCACCGGTGTTTCCGCCGCAGTGGCGATGAAGGCGCTTGAAAAGCTGATCGGTGCGGCCGGTCGTCTGGAACTGGTGGGCCAGACGAAGAACGGCGCGCTTGCCTATGTGGATTATGCCCATAAGCCGGATGCGCTGGAAAATGTGCTCACTTCGGTCAGGCCTTTCACGTCGGGCCGTATCATCACCGTCTTCGGCTGCGGTGGCGACCGTGACAAGGGCAAACGCCCGATCATGGGTGAGGTGGCGACGCGGCTTTCCGACATCGTCATCGTCACCGATGACAATCCGCGCTCGGAAGATGCCGCAACGATCCGTTCCGAGGTCATGGCGGCGGCGCCGGGTGCATTGGAAATCGGCGACAGGTCGCAGGCGATCCACCATGCGGTATCGCTGCTTTCCAACGGCGATACGCTGATCGTCGCGGGCAAGGGGCATGAAGAAGGGCAGATCGTCGGTTCCGTGACGCTGCCGTTTTCCGATCATGAACAGGTGCGCGCTGCACTGGCAGGGCTGGAAGGATCGAAGATTTGA
- a CDS encoding UDP-N-acetylmuramoylalanyl-D-glutamyl-2,6-diaminopimelate--D-alanyl-D-alanine ligase, protein MSWLWTVADMIAITAGRPVGNLPTGITGISIDSRTVKPGEAFFAIKGDRVDGHDYTSFAVANGAGLLVVAEGKLPALGRLTVPMIVVEDVLAALGKLAIAARERTSARIIAVTGSVGKTTTKEMLRQALAPSGRVHAAVASFNNHWGVPLTLARMPADTEFGVFEIGMNHSGEIRPLVKMVRPHVAIITTIAPAHLGNFKDIEEIAAAKAEIFEGLEEGGSVILNRDNAQFEQLEEAAQEQGIEHILTFGQHAKADFRLADFESTVTGSTIWVILNGETSELQLNIPGRHIADNAMAVLGTVALTGANLDRAFEALGTLEAVKGRGQRHHLAINGGSFLLIDESYNANPASMRAAIAVLAETETQGHGRRVAVLGDMLEMGEFSAQLHEELAGPLLAAGIEHVWLAGEAMAALRDALPDSVTVIWFPTTAELADFALQWVQPGDALMVKSSLGLGFGKIVAALLDKYPAFPETERQV, encoded by the coding sequence TTGAGCTGGTTATGGACAGTCGCCGATATGATCGCCATCACGGCAGGACGCCCGGTGGGCAACCTGCCGACCGGAATCACCGGCATTTCCATCGACAGCCGGACGGTCAAGCCGGGCGAAGCGTTCTTCGCGATCAAGGGCGACCGGGTGGACGGTCATGACTATACCAGTTTCGCCGTTGCGAACGGGGCGGGTCTTCTGGTCGTGGCGGAGGGCAAGCTGCCGGCGCTCGGCCGGCTGACCGTACCGATGATCGTGGTAGAGGATGTACTTGCCGCACTCGGCAAGCTCGCCATCGCGGCGCGCGAAAGAACGTCGGCGCGCATCATCGCGGTGACGGGTTCCGTCGGCAAGACGACGACCAAGGAAATGCTGCGGCAGGCGCTTGCGCCATCCGGCAGGGTGCATGCGGCAGTCGCGTCCTTCAACAATCATTGGGGCGTGCCGCTGACGCTGGCGCGTATGCCGGCCGACACCGAATTTGGCGTTTTCGAAATCGGCATGAACCATTCCGGGGAAATCCGGCCGCTGGTGAAAATGGTTCGTCCGCATGTGGCCATCATTACCACCATTGCCCCCGCCCATCTCGGCAATTTCAAGGACATAGAAGAAATCGCCGCCGCCAAGGCGGAGATATTCGAAGGCCTGGAGGAGGGCGGTTCCGTCATTCTCAACCGCGACAATGCCCAGTTCGAGCAGCTTGAAGAGGCTGCGCAGGAGCAGGGTATCGAGCATATTCTGACATTCGGGCAGCACGCCAAGGCTGATTTCCGTCTGGCCGATTTCGAGAGCACGGTGACGGGTTCGACCATCTGGGTGATCCTGAACGGTGAAACCAGCGAATTGCAGCTGAATATTCCCGGCCGGCATATTGCCGATAACGCCATGGCGGTTCTCGGTACCGTTGCTCTCACCGGCGCCAATCTGGACCGCGCTTTCGAGGCGCTCGGGACGCTTGAGGCGGTGAAAGGGCGGGGCCAGCGCCACCATCTGGCGATCAATGGCGGGTCTTTCCTGCTGATCGATGAAAGCTACAACGCCAATCCGGCCTCCATGCGGGCGGCGATCGCCGTGCTGGCGGAGACTGAAACGCAGGGGCATGGCCGTCGCGTCGCCGTTCTCGGCGACATGCTGGAGATGGGCGAGTTTTCCGCGCAGCTGCATGAGGAACTGGCCGGGCCGCTGCTTGCGGCCGGTATCGAACATGTCTGGCTGGCGGGCGAGGCGATGGCCGCTCTTCGCGATGCGCTGCCGGACAGCGTCACCGTCATCTGGTTCCCGACAACGGCTGAGCTTGCCGATTTCGCCCTGCAATGGGTGCAACCGGGAGACGCGCTGATGGTAAAATCGTCACTTGGCCTCGGTTTCGGCAAGATTGTCGCCGCCCTGCTTGACAAGTATCCGGCATTCCCCGAGACGGAACGCCAAGTCTGA
- a CDS encoding type II toxin-antitoxin system ParD family antitoxin — MRTTQAFSITLPLDMAEMVKAKVASGEYATESEVIRDGLRTLVARDAAVERWLQEEVAAAYDAHKADPDRAKPLNEGMAEVKARIAKGEGRT; from the coding sequence ATGCGCACTACTCAGGCTTTCAGCATCACTCTTCCTCTGGATATGGCCGAGATGGTCAAGGCAAAGGTAGCCTCTGGTGAATATGCGACGGAAAGCGAAGTTATTCGTGATGGCCTGCGCACCCTGGTCGCACGCGATGCAGCTGTGGAGCGTTGGCTGCAGGAAGAGGTCGCAGCCGCATACGATGCCCACAAAGCCGACCCGGACCGTGCGAAGCCGCTCAATGAAGGTATGGCTGAGGTGAAGGCGCGGATCGCCAAGGGCGAAGGGCGCACGTAG
- the rsmH gene encoding 16S rRNA (cytosine(1402)-N(4))-methyltransferase RsmH — MAANSGGRSSDADGGPQRHIPVLLREVIAALEPASGKIILDGTFGAGGYTQAILDQGANVIALDRDPTAIAGGQAMVAANGGRLNLIQSQFSDLAKHAPAGGLDGVVLDIGVSSMQIDEAERGFSFQKNGPLDMRMSASGVSAADVVNRAKVGDLIRIFGFLGEEKQPGRIARAIEKRRAEEPFRTTRDLAGLIEIVTPRKAKDKIHPATRVFQALRVFVNDELGELAQALFAAERSLKPGGRLVVVTFHSLEDRIVKKFFSDRSGKAAGSRHLPMVEDKPAIFDNIGKPMIAASDAEAELNPRARSAKLRAGLRTTAPARAADFSIFELPDLASLEKMGG, encoded by the coding sequence ATGGCGGCGAATTCTGGTGGGCGATCTTCTGATGCCGATGGCGGACCTCAGCGTCACATCCCTGTCCTGCTTCGCGAAGTTATCGCCGCGCTTGAACCCGCATCCGGAAAAATCATCCTTGATGGTACTTTTGGTGCCGGCGGCTACACCCAGGCCATTCTCGATCAGGGCGCCAATGTCATCGCGCTCGACCGCGATCCGACCGCGATAGCTGGCGGTCAGGCGATGGTTGCCGCCAATGGCGGCAGGTTAAACCTCATTCAATCACAATTTTCCGATCTGGCGAAGCATGCGCCCGCGGGCGGTCTCGACGGCGTTGTACTTGATATCGGTGTTTCCTCCATGCAGATCGACGAGGCAGAGCGCGGCTTTTCCTTTCAGAAGAACGGTCCCCTTGATATGCGCATGTCCGCCTCCGGCGTTTCGGCGGCGGATGTCGTCAATCGTGCGAAAGTCGGTGATCTGATCCGCATCTTCGGTTTTCTCGGTGAGGAAAAGCAGCCGGGCCGCATCGCCCGCGCCATCGAGAAGAGGAGGGCGGAAGAGCCCTTCCGCACCACGCGTGATCTCGCCGGTCTTATCGAGATCGTCACGCCGCGCAAGGCGAAGGACAAGATCCATCCCGCGACTCGGGTGTTTCAGGCGCTTCGGGTTTTCGTCAATGATGAACTCGGCGAGTTGGCGCAGGCGCTTTTCGCTGCAGAGCGGTCCCTGAAGCCCGGTGGTCGCCTGGTCGTCGTCACGTTCCATTCGCTGGAAGACCGCATCGTCAAGAAATTCTTCTCCGACCGTTCCGGCAAGGCCGCCGGTTCCCGGCATCTGCCGATGGTCGAAGACAAGCCGGCCATTTTCGACAATATCGGCAAGCCGATGATCGCCGCCAGCGACGCGGAGGCGGAACTCAATCCGCGCGCGCGGTCAGCCAAGCTGCGGGCGGGTCTGCGCACGACCGCGCCGGCGCGCGCGGCGGATTTTTCGATCTTCGAGCTTCCCGATCTCGCCAGCCTTGAAAAGATGGGAGGCTGA
- the mraY gene encoding phospho-N-acetylmuramoyl-pentapeptide-transferase, with amino-acid sequence MLIWLVELSDKVQVFNLFRYITFRAGAAMFTSALIVFLFGPAIINSLRVRQGKGQPIRADGPQTHFKKAGTPTMGGLMILAGILGGSLLWGDLSNVYVVAVLMVTLGFGAIGFYDDYLKVTKQSDKGFSGKARLGIEFLIAAIAVFFMMKMALASAPHGGTLGSSIAFPFFKEFVINLGYFFVLFGAFVIVGAGNAVNLTDGLDGLAIVPVMIAAATFGVIAYLAGNAVFANYLQINFVPGTGELAVIVGAVIGAGLGFLWFNAPPAAIFMGDTGSLALGGLIGSIAVATKHEIVMVIVGGLFVMETLSVIIQVFWFKRTGRRVFLMAPIHHHFEKKGWTESQVVIRFWIISVGLALLGLATLKLR; translated from the coding sequence ATGCTGATCTGGCTCGTCGAACTGTCGGATAAAGTTCAAGTCTTCAACCTCTTCCGGTACATCACCTTCCGGGCGGGGGCGGCGATGTTCACCTCTGCGTTGATCGTCTTCCTGTTCGGACCGGCGATCATCAACTCGCTGCGCGTGCGCCAGGGCAAGGGCCAGCCGATCCGTGCCGACGGGCCGCAGACGCATTTCAAGAAGGCCGGAACGCCGACCATGGGCGGGCTGATGATCCTTGCGGGTATCCTCGGCGGCTCGCTGCTCTGGGGTGACCTGTCGAATGTCTATGTCGTCGCCGTTCTGATGGTGACACTCGGTTTCGGCGCAATCGGCTTTTACGACGATTATCTCAAGGTCACGAAGCAGAGCGACAAGGGTTTTTCCGGCAAGGCCCGTCTCGGCATCGAATTCCTGATCGCGGCGATTGCCGTGTTCTTCATGATGAAGATGGCGCTAGCCTCCGCACCGCATGGCGGCACGCTCGGCAGCTCCATCGCGTTTCCGTTCTTCAAGGAATTCGTGATCAATCTCGGCTATTTCTTTGTGCTGTTCGGCGCTTTTGTCATCGTCGGCGCGGGCAATGCGGTGAACCTGACGGATGGTCTCGACGGTCTCGCCATCGTGCCGGTCATGATCGCCGCCGCCACCTTCGGCGTGATCGCCTATCTCGCCGGCAACGCGGTTTTCGCCAATTATCTGCAGATCAATTTTGTGCCCGGCACGGGTGAGCTTGCCGTCATTGTCGGTGCGGTCATCGGCGCGGGCCTCGGCTTCCTGTGGTTCAACGCGCCGCCCGCCGCCATCTTCATGGGCGATACGGGTTCGCTGGCGCTCGGCGGTCTGATCGGTTCGATCGCAGTTGCCACCAAGCACGAGATCGTCATGGTCATCGTCGGCGGTCTGTTCGTCATGGAAACCCTGTCGGTCATCATCCAGGTCTTCTGGTTCAAGCGTACCGGCAGGCGCGTCTTCCTGATGGCGCCGATCCATCACCATTTCGAGAAAAAAGGCTGGACGGAAAGCCAGGTGGTTATCCGTTTCTGGATCATCTCCGTTGGCCTCGCGCTGCTTGGCCTCGCCACCCTGAAGCTGAGGTGA
- the mraZ gene encoding division/cell wall cluster transcriptional repressor MraZ, translating to MDRFLSNVTNRIDAKGRVSVPSPFRSVLVRRGIQELYCLQDFAFPAISIGGPDLLERYERQIASMDAFSPEANAMSLLVHGGGVFMKLDQEGRLMVTDFMREFTGISTEVTFVGRADHFQLWQPQAFLGAQAEARAGRGFSAARPA from the coding sequence ATGGACCGCTTTTTATCGAACGTGACGAACAGGATCGACGCCAAGGGGCGTGTTTCGGTTCCGTCTCCGTTTCGTTCGGTGCTGGTGAGGCGCGGTATCCAGGAGCTTTATTGCCTTCAGGATTTTGCTTTCCCGGCAATCAGTATCGGCGGTCCGGATTTGCTGGAGCGCTACGAGCGGCAGATTGCGTCGATGGATGCCTTCTCGCCGGAGGCGAACGCGATGTCGCTGCTGGTTCACGGCGGCGGTGTCTTCATGAAGCTCGACCAGGAAGGTCGGTTGATGGTGACGGATTTCATGCGGGAATTTACCGGCATATCCACCGAGGTCACCTTCGTCGGACGGGCGGATCATTTTCAGCTTTGGCAACCGCAGGCGTTTTTGGGCGCGCAGGCGGAAGCAAGAGCGGGGCGCGGTTTTTCGGCTGCTCGCCCCGCATAG
- a CDS encoding type II toxin-antitoxin system RelE/ParE family toxin, with translation MKYYVVRLSPEAQTDLVQIHSNVVRKSGSAVTADRYIERVGAFLASLNVFPERGTVRNEVRSGLRIIGFERSASIAFVVEHDDVVVLRVLVKGQEFEGEAQSLWRGEPVAASPD, from the coding sequence ATGAAATATTACGTCGTGCGTTTGTCCCCTGAAGCGCAAACCGATCTGGTGCAAATCCACAGCAATGTTGTTCGCAAATCTGGCTCAGCTGTCACGGCGGATCGGTATATTGAGCGTGTTGGTGCTTTTCTCGCGTCACTGAACGTATTCCCCGAGCGTGGCACGGTGCGCAATGAGGTGCGATCAGGGCTGCGCATAATCGGTTTTGAGCGAAGTGCCAGCATAGCCTTTGTCGTAGAGCACGATGATGTGGTTGTTCTCCGCGTCTTGGTCAAAGGTCAGGAGTTCGAAGGGGAGGCGCAGAGCTTGTGGCGGGGAGAACCGGTCGCCGCTTCGCCCGATTGA